The Candidatus Margulisiibacteriota bacterium DNA window ACCTGAAAAAAGGGACGGCCAACGCAATATTAAAGCGGGCCGGGATATGAAATAGAAAGGACTGTTTATGCTGAGCTATCCGGCAAAGATCGTTAGAGACAAAAGAGAAGGCGGCTACAGAGTATCGTTTGTAGACTTCGACAATATCTTCACAGACGGAGAAACATTGGAAGAAGCCATCCATAACGCCGAAGAAGCATTGAATTGTTGTTCCCAATTGCAATGTGAACGAAACAAAAACTTCCCCAGCCCCTCACGGAAAAAAGGCCGGAATATTTATCAGATACATTTAGCACCACCCTTGGCAGTAGCCATAAT harbors:
- a CDS encoding type II toxin-antitoxin system HicB family antitoxin, with translation MLSYPAKIVRDKREGGYRVSFVDFDNIFTDGETLEEAIHNAEEALNCCSQLQCERNKNFPSPSRKKGRNIYQIHLAPPLAVAIILRHMRGKLSTAEIAKKTGINEQSYKRLENPCQCNPTIKTLEKIAKFYNKNLTVDFKMPNQN